One window of the Cryptomeria japonica chromosome 7, Sugi_1.0, whole genome shotgun sequence genome contains the following:
- the LOC131074839 gene encoding abscisic stress-ripening protein 5-like, with the protein MSKEQHRHLFHHKKEEVSAEYGGEAMYEKARKEEKHHKHLQHVAELGAVAAGGFALYEKHQAKKDPENAHRHKIKEEIAAAAAVGSGGFAFHEHHEKKRDKKEAGGKKHHHLF; encoded by the exons aTGTCTAAGGAGCAACATCGTCATCTGTTTCACCACAAGAAAGAGGAGGTGAGCGCAGAGTATGGTGGTGAAGCTATGTATGAAAAGGCGAGAAAGGAGGAAAAACACCACAAGCATTTGCAGCATGTTGCCGAACTAGGCGCTGTGGCCGCTGGAGGATTTGCACTG TATGAGAAGCACCAAGCAAAGAAAGATCCAGAGAATGCACACAGGCACAAGATAAAGGAGGAGATTGCTGCAGCTGCTGCTGTGGGGAGTGGTGGATTTGCATTCCATGAACACCATGAGAAGAAGAGAGACAAGAAAGAAGCTGGTGGCAAGAAGCATCaccatctcttttaa